GTCTCGACCACTTCCTGGATCAAGTAAAGCTCTTCGCGGGTAAATTCCCGACCACAGAATCGTTGATTGTCTCTTGCGCTGATCATGCCGGTCCTCCTTTGCCATTTTCCCATAGCAAAGAAATAGATCAAGGTCCAGCAGAAAATTAGCATCTTCGAAAAAAAAGTTTTTCATCATTGTCTCCAATTGTTCACGACAAGAGATCTAAAAAACTGAACTTATCCATTTTAAAAAATGCTAACCCGGCATCAAATAATCAATGCTTGGGTCCATAAACTGTCTAACTCGCTATTATTACTACTTTATAGGGTCGTTTTAAAAGAGCCGCACCCATTTGACTTAGCCACCTTATCAACTAACAGTTTTGTTATCTGCGGTTTTAAGTTGTTGGCTACCGCCATTAAGGTCAGGGTAATATCGGGCGTACCGGTTTCATTACGCACCACTGGAAAAGAAGCTTCATTGCCGCCTTCTCTCGAAAACACTATGGGTGTGCCTGTTTCCGCGGAGGTTTTATAGCGGACCAGTGCCTGCAGGGTGTCATGCAGGCGGCTTCGTTGTTTGGGAGAATCCCCGGGGATCTTAATAAAGAGAGAAAATATATTATATTCCGAAAATGTTGTAAAAGCACGATTCAACTGGTCCACAAGGCGCAAGTTTCCATCTCCGCTTCGCTTGATCATTTCTACAACAGCGCCGGCATCAACCCGGGTGTTGCTGAAGATCACTTCATAGTCGTTTTTTTCGGAAACAGTCGGATCATCGGGTGACCCGCGAAAACGGACAAGGATGCTTCGTTTGCCGGGCGTGGCTTTAGCTAGATGCGCGAGGGTTTCATCAATCTGATTAAGGATTTCCTCCTCGACCATGCTGTCCCGGTAAAGATGCTCATCCAGCATATATGTGCTGAGCTGGCGGACCAGATCCACCAAAAGAGCCTGTCGCTGATCTTCAATCTTTTTAAATTTTTCAAGCCCTTCGGCCAGCCAGTTCTTGGCATAGTCTGTGTCGATTCCCTGTAATTTTTTAAATAGCTCTTCCGCTTCCTTGTCAAGATTAAAAGCTGACGTGTTCATTTAATCCCTCTCTGTTGTAGTTCGCCGCTGGACTAGTTATCGCATTATAAGATAAGCGAAAGACCGGATTTTACCTCCAGCATGTCATTTGTCTGAGATACAGACCGCTTCATAGCTTTGTCCGCGGCGAAATCGGTCAAAAAAATCCGCATGTTTATCGTCAAATGATCCCTGTAAAGACCGAACTTGAAATAAGTCTCTTCTTCATGATCCTGATACCACGGCGCACCGCGATTGTCGACGATCAGTTTACCGTCCTTCCAGACCTGCAGTCTGCCGTCCAGGTTGATTCTGGGTACTATCGGAAGGAATTAGAAAAAAATAGCATACCAGGCTTCAGTGCCCATCCGTAATCGGACTGCGGCGGCTTCCCGAAGTTCAGCCCGCTCGGTTACCTGCCCGTCGGCGCCGACGCCCGAGACCGCTCCCGGGTAGACGGTGATTTCAATCGCTCGCTGTCCGGTGCGGACCGGAGCGGATACATGCCGCAGAGCGTTTTCTGAAAGATGCTGAATTGTCCAGATCGAAAAGAGCATACCGGATTCAAAATCATCTTTAAGATCAATGCCGCCATATCCGACACTGCCTATAAAGATGACGCATCCAATGGCCAAGCAAACCGAAACAAGACTTCTATATGACCTTCGCATTATACCTTCCGACGACGGTGCTGAGGTTGGGTTTGAGCCCGTCTAAAATATACCTGCCGGCCTCCTTGATTCGGAACTCTCGGCCTGCTATTTGCCTGATGTGGACTTATCGCCGTCATCATGGTCGAAAACATACCCCACCGAACGCAGGCTTTTGAAAAAAAGCGGTTTTCGGGGATTGGCTTCAAAATATTTACGAAAACGCACAATAAAATTATCAATGGTTCGGGTTTTCATTCCCCCTGGATAGCCCCAGCCGATCTCCAGAAGTTTTTTTCGGGGAATCGGTTTGCCCCGGTTGGTGATAAACAGCTTTAACAGTTTCGCTTCCTGTTCGGTCAGCCGTATCTCCCCGCGCGGGCCATAGGCCGTCAGCGTGCTGAAGTCAATCCGGTTTCCACAAAATGCGTAAACCAGTTCCCGGTCTGGAAACGCCCCGTTCCCGCTGCCGCTCCCGGAGCCGTACCGTGAGGCCCGCAGCAGCAGCCGTTCCACCCGCAGCAAAAACTCTTCCAGATTAAAGGGCTTGGCCAGGTAGTCGTCCACTCCGTATGAAAATCCCTTGACCTTGTCGTCGGAATCACCTTTGGCCGACAGGATCAGGATCGGGACGCGTTCATCCTCCAGCCGGATATTGCGCAGAACGGAAAGTCCGTCTATGCCGGGAAGCATGATGTCCAGCACGATTAAATCCGGCTGCCAATCCTTCCAGTCCAGCAGGCCGCTGGCCCCGTCTGCGGAAATTCTCACGTCATGGCCTTTAAGCACCAGATTCAGCTTGAGCCCTTCGGCGATATGCGCCTCGTCCTCGATGACAAGTATCCTTTTTTTTTCAGACGGGTTCATCTTTTGTTCCTTTCTATACGCATCTAAACGGACGCCGGCGCATCCAGGGGGAGAATGACGGTAAAAACCGACCCGGCGTTGTTTTCCCGGTTGGCGGCCGTGACGGTGCCCTTGTGAAGCCGGATGATGCTTTCCACCAGGTACAGGCCCAGCCCGCTTCCTTTGGCCGTCATGTTTTCCGACTTTCCGGTCTGGTAAAATTTTCGAAAAATCTTTTTAATTTCCGGCCTGCGCAGCCCGATGCCGTTATCCTCAAAACAGATATGCAATTTCCGGCCTTTGGGGTTGAAGGTAATATCCACCCGGGGCACCTTTGATTCGTTGTACTTAACGGCGTTGGTCAGCAGGTTCATCATCAGTATTTCAAACAGGGGAAGATCGATCCGGCACTCCAGCGCCCGTCCTGAAGGGTTATGAAAAAAGACTTCGCACCCATTAAAGACATGCTGGTTCTTCTCATAAGACTGCTTTAATACCGCAACCAGATCCCTGCTGACGAACTTGCCTTTCATTGTTTTGCTTTCAATCTTGGCAAGATTTAACATGCGGTTGATGGTCTCGGCCTGGCGGTCGGTGTCATGAATCATGTAGTTGATATATTTAAGCTGGTCCTCCCGGGACAGTTCATATTTTCTGAATGTTTCCAGATACAGTTTTAATGAAGTCACCGGGGTCTTGAGTTCGTGGGTAAAACTATCGATAAAGTTGCGCTGCAGCCGATAGAGCCGCAATGTCTTCAGGTTATAAACGAAAATAATAAAGATTCCTGTCAGAATGATCGCCACAAGGATCGACAGCACCAGAATCACCACCCAGGTCTGCGGCGCCAGGACCTGTCCGGGATTGATTTTGGATCTTTCGATGACGCCCTTGAGTCCGGTGCTGACCTCGACATACCAGTAAATATAAAGAATAAGGGAAAGCGACAAGGCCACGATAGAGAAAATAAAGACAAAAATCGGGTGGACCATCCACTTCCACTTTGATTGCTGCATAACGCTAATCCCCGCTTAAATTGAAAACGCCGGTATGTAAAACTATTGTAAAACAGCTGAACCGGTCTTTCCTTCCGGCCTGCATTCTATTAGATTAGTCCCATGAATTCAACTGCAAAAAAAATTCGTTCCGTACGAGAAGGAGCTTAATCATGACAGCTGCGGCATCACCGGTTCATCCCCTTGGCAAAAAAGCGAAAATCCTGCTGAGCAGTGTGTTCGGGCCTTACGCCCGGGACGACGCATACGGCAGCCGCCAAATCAATCCCATGGAGCTTTACCATAACCAGGTCACACGTGCCCAGGGGGCCTTTTCCCTGCGCATGTTTCACCGCTCTTTCGGCCTGATGCTGCTGCAGGCCAATATGGATGCGCCCTGCACCCTCCTTGATTTCCCCACCCTGGAACGCTTCACTGAAGAGATCAAAGAGCGTTCCTATGATGTTGTGGGAATCAGTGCGATTCTGGTCAATACCGCTAAAGTCAAAAAGATGTGCGAACTGATCCGAAAGCACCAACCCCGGGCCGTCATCGTCATCGGCGGTCATATCGCCAACAGATCCGATCTTGCGCAAATCATCGACGCCGATCATATCGTCAGGGGCGACGGCGTCCGCTGGTTCCGGAAATTTCTGGCCCAAGACCCCGAGGCCCCCGTCCGGCATCCGCTGCTCTATTCGGGTTTTGGAACCCGCAGCCTGGGCATCACCTTTAGGGACAGCCCCGGATCCACCGCCGCGATCCTGATCCCATCGGTGGGCTGCCCCTTGGGCTGTAATTTTTGTTCCACCTCGGCCATGTTCGGCGGAAAAGGCAAATTTATCAATTTTTATGAAAGCGGCGACGAACTGTTTACCGTGATGCGCCGGATCGAATCCAAACTCAAGGTGCGGTCTTTTTTTGTGATGGACGAAAATTTTCTGTTCCATCGCCAGCGGGCGCTGCGCCTCCTGGAACTGATGAAACAGCATAACAAAAGCTGGTCTCTGTATGTTTTCAGCTCCGCCCGGGTGCTGCAATCCTATACCATCGAGCAACTGGTCGGGCTGGGGATTTCCTGGGTCTGGATGGGGCTGGAGGGCGAGGACAGCCGCTATGCCAAACTGCGCAATGTCGACACACGCCTTCTGGTGAAAACCTTAAAGTCGCACGGCATAAGGGTTCTGGGCTCATCCATCATCGGACTGGAACACCACACACCCCAAAACATCGACCGAATCATCGATTATGCCGTTTCCCATGACACCGTTTTTCATCAGTTCATGCTCTATACGCCGGTGGCCGGCACCCCCCTTTACGAAGAGCACCGCCGGAACGGAACCCTCTTGTCCGAATCGGAGTTTCCGCTGGCGGACGCCCACGGGCAATACCGCTTCAATTACCGCCACCCCCACATCATGGACGGCGCAGAGGAGCAATTTCTGCTCAGTGCGTTCAGGCGCGATTTCGAGGTCAACGGTCCCAGCCTGGCCCGCCTGATCGACACGACCCTGGAGGGCTGGCAGCGATATAAACACCACCCGGAAAAACGCATCCGTGATCGCTTTGGCGCCAAGGTAGGCCTGCTGCGGACCGCTTATAGCGCCGCCGTCTGGGCAATGACGAAATACTACCGCGGCAGCGGAAAAATGGAAACAAGATTAAATGACCTTCTGAAGCGGCTTTACGCGGAGTTCGGCTGGAAGACCCGCCTCTTTGCCGCGCCGGCGGGCCGCTTTATACATTTAATGCTGAAACGGGAAGAAAAACGGCTGGCCCGCGGCTGGTCCTATGAACCCGGATCGTATTATGAGAAAAACGCCGCCGCCATGGCCCTGGAGCGTAAAATTATAAAACATTCCGAAGCGGCAACCGCCTGCGTCCAATGGGTAACCGGCAGACTTTCTCCGGTTCCGGGGCGATAGCGCTGCTGCAGTTTCTGTTGCTATTGACAGGAAGCTGTTCTTAAACTTCGACTTTTGAAGAACCCCGCCGTCCCGCCAAGGCGGGGCGGCGGAATGCGCTCGCAGTTGCGGTTCAGGACGGCCCCCGCTTTGGCAGCAAGATCTTTCTTTTTTCAGGGTCTTTCTGCGGACGGTAAAAAATAGCCATGTGACCGATCATTCCCACCTGCTCGGATGCGGTCTCCCTTTCAATGGCGCCGGCAATTTCTGCCTTCAGGCTTTTTTCCTTGAACTCAATAAATTTTATCTTGATCAGCTCATGTTGATCTAATGCTTCACCGATGGCCTTGGTAACCTCAGGCGTAATTCCCTTCTGTCCGACAAAAACCACCGGTTTAAGACCATGGGCGATCCCCTTTAGATATTTTCTCTGAAACCCTTTCAGTTTTTCCATCTAAACCTCCGATCCTATATTTTTCCGCATTCCTTGGTATATATAACTTTTCATAAATTCCCTTTCGAAATCAACAATATCTCGCTTCGCCCGTCTGGCGCGACGACATTTATTCATTGTGACACACCCTCTTGAGAAAGGAGGTGTGGAGGGATTGGACCCACCAGCTTGTCGAAATATTCCGGCACTTTTGCCTCAAAAAAGAGGCGCCGGCCGCTGAAGGGATGATCAAAGGCAATCGATCTGGCATGAAGCGCCATGCGGTCATGGCGTTCATTCGCTTTTCCGTACTTCCGGTCGCCCACAACCGGGTGCCCGATATCAGCGAGGTGAACGCGTATCTGGTTCTTTCGCCCGGTCAAGGGCCGGACCTCCAGCAGAGAGAATATCTTCGTCTCCCGCAGAACCGTATATGCCGTGTGGGACAGCTTCCCGGTGGTGGTGTCGGTCGTCGCATAAACGACCTGGCTCGCCTTGTTTTCCGTCAGGTGCGACGTAATGGTGCCGGAGCGCTCGGCAACTTTGCCGTAAACCACCGCCAGATACTTCTTTTCGGTTTTCTTCCAGCCGCCCTGCAGATTGGCCTTGGCCGTTTCAGTCTTGGCAAAGATGAGCACGCCCGAAGTCTGCTTGTCCAGCCGGTGAACGATATAGAGTTGTTTCCGGGATTTGGCGCTGCCCTTGCGGATATAATCCGTCAGGGCAAAGTGCACCGTGCGCACTTTTTCCGTTTCCGTAGCCACTGTCAGGAGGCCCGGCGGCTTATCCACCACCAGAATATCCCGGTCCTCGTGAAGGATCACAAGCCCTTTCGGCAGGAACTTTGTAACTGAGCTTAGTCGTTTCGTCATCGCAACTACCTATTAAATAGACATTTATTGACAAATCTCCCATGGCCCCTCTTTTCCAAAGAGGGGAATTCTTCCTCCCTTTGCCAAAGGGAGGTTAGGAGGGATTTTTTATTTCATGTCGTTATTATTACAAGAGCATTGGTCACAGCTTATCAGCCCACAGGCGTGCATACCTCCCATTTTTCCCTATCCTTGAACCCCGGAACCCCTGAACCCCGCCCTATTATACAAACTCCCCGGCCGCAACCCCCGACGACCAGGCCCATTGAAAATTAAATCCGCCCAGATGTCCGGTGACATCGACGACTTCCCCGATAAAGTACAACCCCCGCCGGCGCCTGCTTTCCATGGTTTTGGAGGACAGCTCATCCGTATCCACCCCCCCAGGGTTACCTCGGCGGTCCGGTAGCCTTCTGTTCCCGAAGGTTTTAACTGCCAGTGCGAAAGCCCTTCAGCGACACGGACAAGCGCGGAATCCGGCAGCTCGGCGACAGGCCTGTCCGCCCATGACCGCCAGAAGAGGGCCTGCAGCTCATGAACCAGACGTTTCGGCAGTCGCTGTGCCAGCAGATTGCGCAGGAGCGCTTTCGGGTGGTCCTGCTTCTGCACCCGCAGCCACTGCGGCAGGTTGGTGCCGGGCAATACATTCATCGTTAGGGCTTGCCCGGGCCGCCAGTAATTGGACAGCTGCAGCGCCGCCGGTCCGCTCAGCCCGCGATGGGTAAACAGCACGCTTCCGCCGAATGTCTTAGCGCCGGCGCCCAGTGTCACTTCCAGGGAAACACCCGACAGGCGTTCGGCCACCGCCCGAAAGCCGTCGCTGAAGCGAAACGGCGACAGGCCGGCCCGGGTCGGCAAAACGCGCAGCCCAAACTGCCGGGCGATGTCATATCCGAAGCCGCCGGCGCCTATCTCGGGCATGGACAACCCCCCGGTGGCAACCACCAGAGCGGTCGTTGAAAACTCACCCTTGTTTGTCGACAGCAGGAACCTCTTGGGATCGTCGTTTTCATTTTGATTCGCCGCTATCGAGGTTGTCTCGCACCCCGTCAGGATGCGAACACCGGCCTGTTCACATTCCGCCAGCAGCATCCGGAGTATATCCCCGGCGGAATCCCGGCAGAAGAGCTGCCCTTGCCCGCGTTCCTGTATCGGGATGCCGTGCGCCTCCACCATCGCAATAAAATCCCGCTGGGCATAGCGCTTTAAAGCG
This genomic interval from Desulfobacterales bacterium contains the following:
- a CDS encoding response regulator transcription factor — protein: MNPSEKKRILVIEDEAHIAEGLKLNLVLKGHDVRISADGASGLLDWKDWQPDLIVLDIMLPGIDGLSVLRNIRLEDERVPILILSAKGDSDDKVKGFSYGVDDYLAKPFNLEEFLLRVERLLLRASRYGSGSGSGNGAFPDRELVYAFCGNRIDFSTLTAYGPRGEIRLTEQEAKLLKLFITNRGKPIPRKKLLEIGWGYPGGMKTRTIDNFIVRFRKYFEANPRKPLFFKSLRSVGYVFDHDDGDKSTSGK
- a CDS encoding HAMP domain-containing sensor histidine kinase, which gives rise to MQQSKWKWMVHPIFVFIFSIVALSLSLILYIYWYVEVSTGLKGVIERSKINPGQVLAPQTWVVILVLSILVAIILTGIFIIFVYNLKTLRLYRLQRNFIDSFTHELKTPVTSLKLYLETFRKYELSREDQLKYINYMIHDTDRQAETINRMLNLAKIESKTMKGKFVSRDLVAVLKQSYEKNQHVFNGCEVFFHNPSGRALECRIDLPLFEILMMNLLTNAVKYNESKVPRVDITFNPKGRKLHICFEDNGIGLRRPEIKKIFRKFYQTGKSENMTAKGSGLGLYLVESIIRLHKGTVTAANRENNAGSVFTVILPLDAPASV
- a CDS encoding cobalamin-dependent protein (Presence of a B(12) (cobalamin)-binding domain implies dependence on cobalamin itself, in one of its several forms, or in some unusual lineages, dependence on a cobalamin-like analog.), which translates into the protein MTAAASPVHPLGKKAKILLSSVFGPYARDDAYGSRQINPMELYHNQVTRAQGAFSLRMFHRSFGLMLLQANMDAPCTLLDFPTLERFTEEIKERSYDVVGISAILVNTAKVKKMCELIRKHQPRAVIVIGGHIANRSDLAQIIDADHIVRGDGVRWFRKFLAQDPEAPVRHPLLYSGFGTRSLGITFRDSPGSTAAILIPSVGCPLGCNFCSTSAMFGGKGKFINFYESGDELFTVMRRIESKLKVRSFFVMDENFLFHRQRALRLLELMKQHNKSWSLYVFSSARVLQSYTIEQLVGLGISWVWMGLEGEDSRYAKLRNVDTRLLVKTLKSHGIRVLGSSIIGLEHHTPQNIDRIIDYAVSHDTVFHQFMLYTPVAGTPLYEEHRRNGTLLSESEFPLADAHGQYRFNYRHPHIMDGAEEQFLLSAFRRDFEVNGPSLARLIDTTLEGWQRYKHHPEKRIRDRFGAKVGLLRTAYSAAVWAMTKYYRGSGKMETRLNDLLKRLYAEFGWKTRLFAAPAGRFIHLMLKREEKRLARGWSYEPGSYYEKNAAAMALERKIIKHSEAATACVQWVTGRLSPVPGR
- the yhbY gene encoding ribosome assembly RNA-binding protein YhbY, which produces MEKLKGFQRKYLKGIAHGLKPVVFVGQKGITPEVTKAIGEALDQHELIKIKFIEFKEKSLKAEIAGAIERETASEQVGMIGHMAIFYRPQKDPEKRKILLPKRGPS
- a CDS encoding RluA family pseudouridine synthase, translated to MTKRLSSVTKFLPKGLVILHEDRDILVVDKPPGLLTVATETEKVRTVHFALTDYIRKGSAKSRKQLYIVHRLDKQTSGVLIFAKTETAKANLQGGWKKTEKKYLAVVYGKVAERSGTITSHLTENKASQVVYATTDTTTGKLSHTAYTVLRETKIFSLLEVRPLTGRKNQIRVHLADIGHPVVGDRKYGKANERHDRMALHARSIAFDHPFSGRRLFFEAKVPEYFDKLVGPIPPHLLSQEGVSQ
- a CDS encoding NAD(P)/FAD-dependent oxidoreductase, encoding MDTDELSSKTMESRRRRGLYFIGEVVDVTGHLGGFNFQWAWSSGVAAGEFV